Proteins encoded in a region of the Streptomyces sp. NBC_00258 genome:
- a CDS encoding LysR substrate-binding domain-containing protein: protein MAPSKKRQPSLSQLRAFVAVAEHLHFRDAAAAIGMSQPALSGAVSALEETLGVTLLERTTRKVLLSAAGERLAVRAKAVLDEVGALMEEAEAVSAPFTGVLRLGVIPTVAPYLLPTVLKLAHDRYPALDLQVHEEQTANLLEGLTTGRLDLLLLAVPLGVPGVVELPLFDEDFVLVTPMDHWLGGREGIPREALRELNLLLLDEGHCLRDQALDICREAGREDAPVTTTAAGLSTLVQLVAGGLGVTLLPRTAVRVETTRSDQLLTGCFAEPAPTRRIALAMRTGAARGAEYEELAGALREALGPLPVRVV from the coding sequence GTGGCCCCCAGTAAGAAGAGGCAGCCGAGCCTCTCCCAGCTGCGAGCCTTCGTCGCGGTGGCCGAGCATCTGCACTTCCGTGACGCCGCCGCGGCGATCGGTATGAGTCAGCCCGCGCTGTCGGGGGCCGTTTCGGCGCTGGAGGAGACGCTGGGGGTGACCCTGTTGGAGCGTACGACGCGCAAGGTGCTTCTCTCGGCTGCCGGTGAGCGGCTGGCCGTGCGGGCGAAGGCGGTGCTCGACGAGGTGGGGGCGCTGATGGAGGAGGCGGAGGCGGTGTCGGCGCCGTTCACCGGGGTGCTGCGGCTCGGAGTGATCCCGACCGTGGCGCCGTATCTGCTGCCAACCGTTCTGAAGCTGGCCCACGACCGCTACCCGGCCCTCGACCTCCAGGTCCACGAGGAGCAGACCGCCAACCTGCTGGAGGGGCTCACCACGGGGCGGCTCGATCTGCTGCTGCTCGCCGTGCCGCTGGGCGTGCCCGGTGTCGTCGAACTGCCGCTGTTCGACGAGGACTTCGTGCTCGTCACGCCGATGGATCACTGGCTCGGCGGCCGGGAGGGGATCCCGAGGGAAGCTCTGCGCGAGCTCAATCTGCTGCTGTTGGACGAAGGGCACTGCCTGCGCGACCAGGCCCTGGACATCTGCCGGGAGGCCGGTCGCGAGGACGCCCCGGTCACCACGACCGCCGCCGGGCTCTCCACCCTCGTACAGCTGGTCGCGGGTGGTCTCGGGGTGACCCTGTTGCCGCGTACGGCCGTCAGGGTCGAGACGACCCGCAGCGATCAGCTGCTCACCGGCTGCTTCGCGGAGCCCGCCCCGACCCGGCGCATCGCCCTCGCCATGCGGACGGGTGCGGCCCGGGGGGCGGAGTACGAGGAGTTGGCCGGGGCTCTTCGGGAAGCGCTGGGGCCGTTGCCGGTACGGGTGGTGTGA
- a CDS encoding peroxiredoxin — protein MLTVGDKFPEFDLTACVSLEKGKEFEQINHKTYEGQWKIVFAWPKDFTFVCPTEIAAFGKLNDEFADRDAQVLGFSGDSEFVHHAWRKDHDDLRDLPFPMLADSKHELMRDLGIEGEDGFAKRAVFIVDQNNEIQFSMVTAGSVGRNPKEVLRVLDALQTDELCPCNWSKGEDTLDPVKLLAGE, from the coding sequence GTGCTCACTGTCGGTGACAAGTTCCCCGAGTTCGACCTGACTGCCTGTGTCTCGCTGGAGAAGGGCAAGGAGTTCGAGCAGATCAACCACAAGACGTACGAGGGTCAGTGGAAGATCGTCTTCGCGTGGCCCAAGGACTTCACCTTCGTGTGCCCCACCGAGATCGCGGCCTTCGGCAAGCTCAACGACGAGTTCGCCGACCGTGACGCGCAGGTCCTCGGTTTCTCCGGCGACTCCGAGTTCGTGCACCACGCCTGGCGCAAGGACCACGACGATCTGCGGGACCTGCCCTTCCCGATGCTGGCCGACTCGAAGCACGAGCTGATGCGGGACCTCGGCATCGAGGGCGAGGACGGCTTCGCCAAGCGTGCCGTCTTCATCGTCGACCAGAACAACGAGATCCAGTTCTCCATGGTGACCGCCGGTTCCGTCGGGCGTAACCCCAAGGAGGTTCTGCGGGTTCTCGACGCGCTGCAGACCGACGAGCTGTGCCCGTGCAACTGGAGCAAGGGCGAGGACACCCTTGACCCGGTCAAGCTGCTGGCCGGTGAGTGA
- a CDS encoding alkyl hydroperoxide reductase, with product MSLDALKSAIPDYAKDLRLNLGSVIGNSELPQQQLWGTVLACAIASRSPRVLRELEEEANAKLSPEAYTAAKSAAAVMAMNNVFYRTRHLLSDPEYGNLRAGLRMNVIGNPGVEKVDFELWSLAVSAINGCGQCLDSHEQVLRKAGVDRETIQEAFKIASVVQAVGVTLDAEAVLAE from the coding sequence ATGTCGCTCGACGCGCTGAAGTCCGCGATTCCGGACTACGCCAAGGACCTTCGGCTGAACCTCGGTTCGGTGATCGGCAACTCCGAGCTTCCGCAGCAGCAGCTGTGGGGGACGGTGCTCGCCTGCGCCATCGCCTCGCGGTCTCCTCGTGTGCTGCGTGAGCTGGAGGAGGAGGCGAACGCGAAGCTCTCTCCTGAGGCGTACACGGCTGCCAAGTCCGCCGCGGCGGTCATGGCGATGAACAACGTCTTCTACCGCACGCGGCACCTGCTCTCCGATCCGGAGTACGGGAACCTGCGGGCCGGTCTGCGGATGAACGTGATCGGCAACCCCGGTGTGGAGAAGGTCGACTTCGAGCTGTGGTCGCTTGCCGTGTCCGCGATCAATGGGTGTGGGCAGTGTCTCGACTCCCACGAGCAGGTGCTCCGCAAGGCCGGTGTCGACCGGGAGACCATCCAGGAAGCGTTCAAGATCGCTTCGGTCGTCCAGGCCGTGGGTGTCACCCTCGACGCGGAGGCGGTCCTCGCGGAGTAG
- a CDS encoding AI-2E family transporter, translated as MSRVPGWLSRVGAGLTEMGDRLSARRAQADEDDDFGGRDDFARNDGIDRGDKDGIDASAASTATGNGTPTRPPSPPSDAPVAVATRPDPAAAVPWGMRVAAEAGWRLLVLAGTVWVLMRVISAVQLVVLAFVAALLITALLQPTVARLRRYGVPRGLATALTATLGFVVMGLVGWFVVWQVMENIDNLSDQIQDGIDELQRWLLNSPFHVTEDQIKDIAKSLREAVGANTDEITSAGLEGVTVIVEALTGILLTMFSTLFLLYDGKRIWQWTLKLVPAAARPGVAGAGPRAWRTLTAYVRGTVIVALIDAIFIGLGIFFLDVPMAVPLAVFIFLFAFIPLVGAVVSGALAVVVALVTQGVFTAVMALLVVLAVQQIEGHILQPFILGRAVRVHPLAVVLSVAAGGMVAGIGGAVVAVPLVAVTNTVVGYLRSYSQEPALRTSPVPRGATATRVAPVEHRPTEGPPS; from the coding sequence ATGTCGCGAGTGCCAGGGTGGCTCAGCAGAGTCGGCGCCGGACTCACCGAAATGGGAGACCGGTTGAGCGCACGCCGCGCGCAGGCCGACGAGGACGACGACTTCGGCGGGCGCGACGACTTCGCCCGGAACGACGGCATCGATCGGGGCGACAAGGACGGCATCGACGCCTCGGCCGCGTCCACCGCCACCGGGAACGGCACACCGACCCGGCCTCCCTCCCCTCCCTCGGACGCTCCCGTGGCAGTCGCCACCCGTCCCGATCCCGCGGCGGCCGTTCCCTGGGGCATGCGGGTCGCCGCGGAGGCCGGCTGGCGGCTGCTCGTACTCGCGGGAACCGTCTGGGTGTTGATGCGCGTCATCAGCGCCGTTCAGCTCGTCGTCCTCGCCTTCGTCGCCGCGCTGCTCATCACCGCGCTGCTGCAGCCCACCGTGGCGCGGCTGCGGCGGTACGGGGTGCCGCGCGGGCTCGCCACCGCGCTCACCGCGACCCTCGGCTTCGTGGTCATGGGGCTCGTCGGATGGTTCGTGGTCTGGCAGGTCATGGAGAACATCGACAACCTCTCCGACCAGATCCAGGACGGCATCGACGAGTTGCAGCGCTGGCTGCTCAACAGCCCGTTCCACGTCACCGAGGACCAGATCAAGGACATCGCCAAGAGCCTGCGCGAGGCCGTCGGCGCCAACACGGACGAGATCACGTCGGCGGGCCTGGAAGGCGTCACCGTCATCGTCGAGGCCCTCACCGGCATCCTCCTCACGATGTTCTCGACGCTCTTCCTTCTCTACGACGGCAAGCGCATCTGGCAGTGGACGCTCAAGCTCGTGCCGGCGGCTGCGCGGCCCGGGGTGGCCGGGGCGGGCCCGCGTGCCTGGCGCACGCTCACGGCCTACGTCCGCGGGACGGTGATAGTGGCGTTGATCGACGCCATCTTCATCGGCCTGGGCATCTTCTTCCTGGATGTACCGATGGCTGTCCCGCTGGCCGTCTTCATCTTCCTGTTCGCCTTCATCCCGCTGGTCGGTGCCGTCGTCTCGGGCGCACTGGCGGTCGTGGTGGCTCTCGTGACGCAGGGGGTCTTCACCGCGGTCATGGCGCTGCTCGTCGTGCTCGCCGTCCAGCAGATCGAGGGGCACATCCTCCAGCCGTTCATCCTCGGCCGGGCCGTGCGGGTTCATCCGCTCGCGGTCGTTCTCTCCGTCGCCGCGGGCGGGATGGTCGCGGGCATCGGCGGCGCGGTCGTCGCCGTCCCGCTCGTCGCCGTCACCAACACGGTGGTCGGCTACCTCCGCTCGTACTCCCAGGAGCCGGCGCTGCGCACGTCGCCTGTGCCGCGGGGGGCGACGGCGACGAGGGTGGCCCCGGTGGAACACCGCCCGACGGAGGGGCCGCCGTCTTAG
- a CDS encoding transglycosylase SLT domain-containing protein: MSRISVRGFAVVSATAVTAVGAVTGVASGNTASSSDDAEATAAGATLLADIPAGAQAQVQTASLTQQADSQAIAADATAKKDAEESARKQAAKDAVAKQKAAEKAEKEAKERKEAEKVASRSATRDASSFPTQSSYSVAEIQAMARQIVPADQFQCFSTIVDHESSWNYRADNPTSDAYGLMQALPGSKMSSAGADWATNPATQIKWGLGYMNDRYGSPCGAWDFWQSNNYY; the protein is encoded by the coding sequence GTGAGCCGGATTTCGGTCCGGGGATTCGCAGTGGTCTCGGCCACCGCGGTCACCGCTGTCGGCGCTGTCACCGGTGTTGCCTCGGGCAACACCGCGTCCTCGAGCGACGACGCGGAGGCAACGGCAGCCGGCGCGACGCTTCTCGCGGACATACCCGCGGGTGCGCAGGCGCAGGTGCAGACCGCATCCCTGACTCAGCAGGCCGACTCGCAGGCCATCGCGGCCGACGCGACCGCCAAGAAGGACGCCGAGGAGTCTGCGCGCAAGCAGGCTGCCAAGGACGCCGTCGCCAAGCAGAAGGCCGCGGAGAAGGCCGAGAAGGAAGCGAAGGAGCGGAAGGAAGCCGAGAAGGTTGCCAGCCGTTCCGCCACGCGTGACGCGTCCAGCTTCCCGACGCAGTCCTCGTACAGCGTCGCGGAGATCCAGGCCATGGCGCGCCAGATCGTCCCGGCGGACCAGTTCCAGTGCTTCAGCACCATCGTGGACCACGAGTCCAGCTGGAACTACCGGGCGGACAACCCCACCTCGGACGCCTACGGTCTGATGCAGGCGCTGCCCGGCTCCAAGATGTCCTCCGCCGGCGCGGACTGGGCGACCAACCCGGCCACCCAGATCAAATGGGGCCTCGGCTACATGAACGACCGGTACGGCAGCCCGTGCGGAGCCTGGGACTTCTGGCAGTCCAACAACTACTACTAG
- a CDS encoding PhoH family protein, whose translation MVTSTKRRMPDRRTYVLDTSVLLADPHAMNRFDEHEVVLPIVVVTELEAKRHHPELGYFARQALRLLDDYRVKYGRLDAPIPTGELGGTVRVELNHSDPSVLPSGYRLGDNDSRILAVARNLQAEGFDVTVVSKDLPLRIKASSVGLLAEEYRAELAITGSSGWTGMSELTLSGEQVDLLFDQETLYVPEASDFPVHTGLMIQSERGKALGRVTSEGNVRLVRGDREAFGIKGRSAEQRIALDLLLDPDVGIVSMGGRAGTGKSALALCAGLEAVLERRQHQKVMVFRPLYAVGGQELGYLPGSESEKMGPWAQAVFDTLSAVTSREVIEEVTARGMLEVLPLTHIRGRSLHDAFVIVDEAQSLERNVLLTVLSRIGANSRVILTHDVAQRDNLRVGRYDGVVAVVEKLKGHPLFAHVTLTRSERSQIAALVTEMLEDGHI comes from the coding sequence GTGGTGACCAGCACAAAGCGCCGTATGCCAGACCGGCGCACCTATGTTCTCGACACCAGCGTCCTGCTGGCCGACCCGCACGCCATGAACCGCTTCGACGAGCACGAAGTAGTGCTTCCGATCGTCGTGGTCACGGAATTGGAGGCCAAGCGGCACCATCCCGAACTCGGCTACTTCGCCCGGCAGGCCCTGCGCCTGCTCGACGACTACCGAGTGAAGTACGGCCGTCTCGATGCCCCCATCCCCACCGGGGAACTGGGCGGGACCGTACGTGTCGAGCTCAATCACTCGGACCCCAGCGTGCTGCCCAGCGGCTATCGCCTGGGGGACAACGACTCCCGCATCCTCGCGGTCGCCCGCAATCTGCAGGCCGAGGGGTTCGACGTCACAGTCGTGTCGAAGGACCTGCCGCTCAGGATCAAGGCCTCCTCGGTCGGGCTCCTCGCCGAGGAGTACCGCGCGGAGCTCGCCATCACGGGCTCCTCCGGCTGGACCGGAATGTCCGAACTGACGCTCTCCGGCGAGCAGGTGGACCTCCTCTTCGACCAGGAGACCCTGTACGTCCCCGAGGCGTCCGACTTCCCGGTCCACACGGGCCTGATGATCCAGTCCGAGCGCGGCAAGGCCCTGGGACGCGTGACGTCCGAGGGCAACGTCCGGCTCGTACGGGGTGATCGGGAGGCCTTCGGCATCAAGGGCCGCAGCGCCGAGCAGCGCATCGCGCTGGATCTGCTGCTCGACCCGGACGTCGGGATCGTCTCGATGGGCGGCCGGGCCGGCACCGGAAAGTCGGCGCTCGCCCTGTGCGCGGGCCTGGAGGCCGTGCTCGAACGGCGCCAGCATCAGAAGGTGATGGTCTTCCGTCCGCTCTACGCGGTCGGCGGGCAGGAACTCGGCTATCTGCCGGGCTCCGAGTCCGAGAAGATGGGCCCCTGGGCGCAGGCGGTCTTCGACACGCTCTCCGCGGTCACCAGCCGCGAGGTCATCGAGGAGGTCACCGCACGCGGCATGCTGGAGGTCCTGCCGCTCACGCACATCCGCGGCCGCTCCCTCCACGACGCGTTCGTGATCGTGGACGAGGCCCAATCTCTGGAACGGAACGTCCTGTTGACCGTTCTGTCCCGAATCGGCGCGAATTCACGGGTGATCCTGACCCATGACGTGGCCCAGCGGGACAACCTCAGGGTCGGCCGGTACGACGGTGTCGTGGCCGTCGTGGAGAAGCTGAAGGGCCATCCGCTCTTCGCGCACGTCACACTCACCAGGTCCGAGCGCTCCCAGATTGCGGCGCTTGTGACCGAAATGCTGGAGGACGGGCACATCTGA